TAGTTAGTTTCATTTTATGACAAACCTTGTTAACGTAAttgacaaattaaaatttaaggtcAGTTGTTCGGAACTTTGCATTACCAACAATGTTGAGCGCTACCTTGAACCTTCATGTTGTGCCACCTTTTTCAATGGTCAAAATTGCCACCCAGGCAACACCTAATTGTCTTGTATGCTTGTTTACAGAAATAAGAACTGCTGACGAATTAGTTCAAATGATTGCCCATTTCTACTACAATGCAAAAAGACCATCCTGCGTTAATCCTGAAGCAATTGCATCTCCAATTTAATCTCCTGCGTTCCATTGCTTATGTGCTGAGACAATGCCCTAATTCTCAACTTGGTGAGTGTACACTCTATCATGCTTTTCATCTAATGAGTGCATGTTGCCCATTAGAAAACCGAATGCTGTACTGGTCATTGTTCTCTTTAACGTTCTTTTTATGGAGAGAACTTCATTAATTTCCCTTATTTAATTTGCCAGGAAAATGCTCATATATAGACCAGTGTGGATAATATGATGCTTGAATCTCTAAACTCATTACTtgaagagaaacaaaataaaatcgtCAAACTGGAACATCTCAAGTTGGGAGCGTGTCAAACTGTCAACTATGTCCTATTGGTATGCCATGGTTTTAGTTGTACACTATACTTACTGCCTTTGTACTGTAATCTAACAAAACATACGGTTCAATTTTCTAGCTAGTACAGAAGAGTGCTAGCCTAATTATCTTTGTGGCCATGCTGTCCAGGAGATTGTAAAGTCGATTGTAAGCTTTGAGGCGGAGTGTAATGTCACTTCACACCACCTTTAGTACATTGTTGAAGCAAAATGAAGTCAGGGATGCCAGGTTGCCAACCCATATATGTTTGTCATCTTTTAACTCttctatttattctattttttatctgcTAGTGCTGTAATTGAATTTCTTGAATGGAAaatcatacatatttttttattattttttgaaccttcttatttttaaatttttaaataatcctctaaaacttatttttaatgtaaatcTTTTGGTCACACCACTCCACATAGTGTGGccaaataaaattgttataaCATGAGGAGTTGGCATGGCCAAATAACATTGACATGTCATTCTTGTTAGCGTGGCAAATAATGATGTCACACATGGACGGGGTGCATGGTCAAAAGATTCAGATCCTGGCATAAGTTTTGGAagggtttagttttaaaattaaaaattatactagTGGTATAGGAGGAATGTACTAGAGCAACGTCGTTTTATGGAACTACTTTTTAGATATTCTTGTGTTTGGTTAGCCTATTTTTGGGGGATTGCAAAGAGGTACATTTGTGCTTGAAATGCCAAAAGCATGGGTGGCACATAAgagacaaaaacaaaaatctaataaattgaTGGCAAGAGcgaggctaataatatagttagCAAGCCGGCTCTACAACTCCTTTTAGTCTTCTCTTAGCTCATCAATATAGTAGTTAGCGCTTCATAATTAATACTGATCCATTTGTCTCTCTCGTAGAGTTTTCTGATTCTTGTGCTAGAGCCGGTTGTAAACTTACAAGAATTGATACTAAATAGTTCAGACTCTAGAAACTAATCCaacttctaattttttaatccatATCCCTATGTGTCTTAGCCTATATGCCCTGCTATCTATCATTAGAAGTCAATGCTAAGCCAATAGTCAGACTCTTCTTTCTCATCCTCTCGCTTGCACATCATCAACAGATCTACTATTAGCTGAGACTTGAGAGTGCTATGGAACAGCAAGTCGTTGTACTATCATGCAAACAACCTGCCGCTGTTTGAGAAATAGTGCAGCTCAACAAACTGCAAGCTTTGGGTGCTCCAAAAGGATTGCAAAGTTCAATTTCTGGTCAAAGATGTGATGAAATGGAACACACAATTTTCCAACGTAACATTATGTCGGGCTATGAAaccaataatatattattgttcTACCGAACCTATAAAGAAGGAAACCAATGCAAACATCCGCTAACAAGAGTTACTGACAAAAACAGAACAATCACCTCTGTAAACTATAAACCTATACAGGACAATACTGTGTCCCTGACTCGTGGTACAAAAGTATAAACAACTCTGGACCGTGCAGTCGACACAGCGAATCTAGGCACACGATatcgaggaggaagacgaggacGCGATGCACAACGCCGGCGCGGCTGCCTCGTCGGCGCCCCGGCCGCGCAGCAGCTGCGCGATGGCCTCGTACCCCATCGTCACGGCCATCTGCAGCGGCGTCGCGCCCCGCCTGGTGGCAGCGTGCACGTCGGCGCCCATGTCGAGCAGCAGCTCCACGGCGTCGGCGCTGCCGCCTTCGACGGCGAGGTGCAGCGGCCGGTGCCCCTCCACGTCCTCGCACTCGATATCCATGCAGCCTGACCCGGCGAGCAGCGCGATCACGTCGCAGTGCCCTTTGATGGCGGCAAGGTGGAGCGCCGTCAGGCCGTACTGATCGCGGCCATGAACGCCGGTGCGCTTGTTTAGTAGGGACTCGAGGCTCTGCAggtcgcctcgcctcgccgccgtcattACCAGCTCCCACCGTTCCAAGATGTCCACCACTTCTTGCTGCACCCACCAAACAACATTGTAAGTGTTGGGTTATGACTCAAATAAACTAATTCTAGCACTAGTCCTAATCCTAGTCGTAGTCCTAGTCTTATTCAATGCCTATAAATATAGGCCACCCTTGTACATGTAATCCCGTACCTTTATTAGTGGATTTTTCTCCCGtggtttttttcctctctactttagaggggtttttccacgttaaatcctGTGTCTTGATCTATTATTCCTAACAGTAACTACATCTTATCTAATACTAAGTTGTTTAATTTGGAACAGTGAGGATAATTTGTAATCAAAATTGGAAGTGAAATGAAGATGTTTGCTTGGATTTCACTTCTCTACCCCTGAAAAGTAACAGCAGTACTGATCTGTTCTGTTCAACCATGTCATTCGTAGACAAGTAGATCCATGCTGGCCATTTATTCATTTCTGGTGGACAATAATGGAATTGCACTACTGTAGCGTCGTCCTGCTGTGCTACCATGATCCACGACTCACGAGCGCATCCACGCGGGTCATATAAGCCAAGCTACCTACGTGCATCCTCCAGCTGGTCCATGATCCGACTCCCGTCCGTTCTGTAACTTGTGTACACAAGTGAATGCTCTACAACTAATCAATAATAGTTTCCCCCATTTTGACACAAAACGTTTTTACGACATGTTGCTTACTACTGCTATTCATTCCAGTTAGGACTTAGGACCACACATAGATTGGTTCATGTTGACGCATGGTTGCATGGTTTGTTACCAGGAGGAATCTTTTGTCCAGTTGCAATTAAAAAGCAGCATCGGAATTCCCTGAGCTAAGGGTACCGGACGGTAAGAAGGACAAACAAGTGGTAGTAGCTTCTAACTTACATAGCTCTTCTCTCGCGCCACATCCAGCGGCGTCCTCCCGCGTGCGTCGGtcgccgcggcgtcggcgcccaTGTCCACcagcgccgctgccgcctcggcctcccccgccgcggctGCGACGTGCAGAGCGGTCCTCCCCTCACGGTCACGCGCTCCCAGCGCGTCCGGTCCCAGGCGCCGCACCTCTGCCGTGTCCCCcctcgcggccgccgcgtgcAGCGGCGCCCACGGCTCGGCGCCGTCGGGCAGGGCCGCCTCGGGCTCCAGGAGCGGCAGGAGGTGCGGCTGCCGGCGCAGGAGGAGGCGCACGGCAGCGGCGTCCCCGGCGTCAGCCGCGAGGCGGAGCAGGTACGCCCCGCCGAAGAACACGCGGAGGCGGATGGcgttggcgccgccgccgctggtggcGCTGGAGGCGGAGTCGAGGTGcgcggcggagagggaggagagcacGAGGAAGCGGTCGCCGCGGGAGCGTGGGAAGGACGGGGGAGCGTGCTGCTGCGGGCGGAGCACGAcgcggagggaggcggaggagagcgGCTGCACGGCGCCGCGCGGGGGGCTGACGAGGAACTTGAGAGGGGAGGAGGTCTGGACCTTGAAGGCGACGGGGAGGGAGGGGTGTAgcgagcggaggcggaggtcCGCGCGGCACTTGGCGTTGGGCTGGAAGTCGATGACCACCTCGTCCTCCGCCACCTCCAGGAGCTGCTCGGCCGCCGGCTTGTCAGCGGCTGCGGCGGTGTTGGCAGCCGGGACGGCGGTGCTCGGTTTCGCGGTGGCCATTTCTTGGAAGGCCGGAGCTAGCAGGGATCCAGTGGAATCGAGCAGTCCGGCTGTGGAAGCATCAAGCACGGATTAGCTTCCTAGGACGCCGCTTTTGATGTCACGCGGGATGGGCACGAAGGGAATGTTGATCTTTTGTGCCTACGGACGACGGTGTCTTGTGTACTAGTACAAGTTGGCTAGTTGATGGTTAGCTTTCTGCAGTACTACAAGTTAGCAGCCACTTTACAGGAAAGTCGTTTATTTGTTAGAGTAGAGTTCCGGGTCGGTTCTTAAACTGTGACGCGGTGGTtcgtaaacttaaaaaatacatgtttagataCATGAGcttattttaatgtaccatccagttcataaactcgttttaatataccatctaggtccataaactcGTATTCATGTACCATCCATATCCATAAAGtcgttttaatgtatcatccaggtctatgattttagacattaaaacgagttcgtGGATCTAAACGTGTATTTCTAAGTTTATTGACCTAAATGGTACCGCGTCATAAGTTTAAGAACCGGCCAtgtattttactttatttcttatatatcatttaaatggttattaaaaaatataaaagtatttaataatatagattaatataaatatatcacttcacaagcatgaaatttcaaatttgacttgacaagttataataaatataattatgaatatgtatattagtttcattttaatttgttttttatttgtagaagttaaatataaaatttgcatatttatgAAGGGATACATCTTACATtaattatcttattaaaacaatattttgatttttttgactatttaggctatatgtaaaaaaatagatgaatatcTATCTATGTATAAAAACCATTCCGGCACTTGACCGgtattgtactccctccaaaaaaaaaaaatacaaagagcACTTTTTTAGAGTAGGATTGTATAAGTGAAGAGCACACAGTCAAATTAACGCATGAGGCATCTCTGATTTATTGGTCTTTAGTATAGGTCACTAATATATAGAACATGATAGTCACTCAAAGTCAAAGGACCGTAAGATAGAGAGTTATGTGTTTCCTATGTGTGACGAACGGTAGGCTAATGGAGAGAACATACTCACTAACtacacaaacaaaacaatcattATCTAAACAGACAGACAAACAAACAATGGTGGAGTTAAACAAAGGAAGTGGTGGGAAGTTTCTTAGCTTTTGTTCTCATGGCTTCTACAGTTGATGTGGCACATATAAAGTTTGAGCTTCACgataaaattgatgttaaatttatagttttctattaaatctgtagttttgtgaaaaaaatagttttgaaTCTATGGTTTAATGATATAtacacttaaatttatagtcatGTGATAGGTCGATCAtagttttgttaaatttattcTATGTTATAAACTTACAATAGAAGATGTGCATCTTtactactttaaaataatacaatatatttactaCTTTATGGTATATTTGGTCTGGAGGAATTTTAGCCtagaaatggaaaaaaaatagaggaataaAAATGTTTGCCCATATTAATCCATATGAAAATTTCTAAGACGTTTGGATGGATAAAAcgtttttctatattttctttcttcaactAGTAAGGAaaggaaattttctttttgtttcccAGTATTTCATTTGATAAACCaaataactttatataaattaatacttAGAAACtacattatttgtttttcttcaaaCTGAATAGAGATAAATTAATACTTAGTACATCTACGATGATAAAGTGAGTATACACACTACTTACGCGCCTACACCATCCACCTGTCGATCTCTTCTACGTACCCTGTGAAGCTTGGGACTACCATGTTGCCTGAAGAAGCCACCCATTCTATCCAACTTACAATGTTGTTGTTTTGCATTTCAGCACATGTTTTGAAAATACAACATcgtctaaaattaaaatataagtattttcaGGTTAAATTTAGTATAGATTAagattaagaagaaaaaaagaatatgaagCCTTTAACAAATATGGAATAGATATGAGCAGGAGGGCAAGtagagataaaatagaaataatcataaataagaaattattgatgCGACAAGAAGTACTGTGAATAGtgatataaatgtttatactttAGGATAACtttaaaatagtataaaaattatatttttgaacgTAGGGAGTAGTAGTTCTTTTACTTTAACGgggttcatcttttttttcaagaaaaaaagtgAACAAAAAGTGAAacgtcatatttaaaaaaggaTAACTCGTGAATACATAttgtatatacgtatttttagcaatctaaaaacaaaggccGGAAAATAAAGTACAACCAataacccaaaatcaactcgaaatttaaatttagttataagcataaacaaaagcgaaacaaTGAGATTGATTAATAGATGGTCGTAGTTACCACTAACTGATGCACACTTGACTATCATACCAAATGGGGCTAACCTTTCCAAATTCTAGTATTAacaaattctaaattttgatatattaagTAGGAGTCAACTCTGCTCATGAGAAAAGCATAATACACTCTTGCTGCCAAATAACAAAACTCTAAGGGAGTGGTAGAGATCCTTCtgcaaaaccaaaccaaaatctCTGCAAAAGAACTTAATAGGATCCTTGATAATAACTTAGTGGCACATCTGGATGGAGAGAAATGGTAGAGTCTTCAACAGTCAGCACAACACTACCTTTTAAGTAGCCCACAAAATAAAACTAGAGATAGATTTAAGATATTTTGCTTTTCGACCTCCCTGAGAGCTTTCTCCTCTTCTAGCAGCTTCCTCCCAATGTAATCTCGTTTCTTCTTTTGGTAACAATTCTTATTCCTTCTAATATATTCTGGTAGGCTTTCTGTCTTCgtcttttcatatatatatatatatatatatatatatataaaaggatTTTACTAAGTAAATAATCAAACCAACCCAACTTAACGGGACCACCCAGCGATTCATAGCGTTCAGATCTCAACCGTATTGCGTAGCCCGTTGCGGCGAGTTCGTCCAGGCGGTGGATCGAGCTCGATTACCCCCAAGTCCCAACCCAACCAGCCGCGTCGATGGCCACACCATCGCCGGCAGGCCGTGCCGACCCGGCGGATCCGACAGCCCTTCGATCGCATTTATCCACTAGGACCCGCAGAGAATGATGGAGTACCGGGGCTACGATCCAGCACGGGTGGTGATCGCCAAATTAGGGGAGATTGTTGAGctagttaaacatatatatatatatatatatatatatatatatatatatatatatatatacaaacgaaaataatttataaataatttttttatatattagttttagtgatctaaaagtttaaaattaaataataaactttgattaaaaaaatctaacatatttaaattttaatttataaatcatgCCGAGCAACGTATCAAGCAACCGCGAGCAGCGAGCGAGCGCACTACAGTGCCCTCGTGAAGGACGTTAGACGAGCAGCCTCCATCTCCATGCGCATCACCCCCGCCAAATTACTCACGCCTGTTGTAGCAGCTCGCTCGGTGAGCGCCCGCGATTTCGTTGGATTCTAGCCAGGCCATGTGCCGCTGCCCTCTCCTCTTCATCACCTGCCGTTTGTCGCGCACGAATCGGTACAAGAACGCGGGCCTTGGCCGCGTCCGCGGATAACGCGTGCGCCTGCCTGCGCTGCTGCCCGCAGCTCGGCGGCACGCGCCTGCACGGCTGCACGCAGGCAGGCCCGGGGGAAGGAGTAGAATACTCGGCTTCAGGGAGATGATGCCGCTACCCAACAATTCCGTTGCCCTGGACCTGTCACGCGCCGCTGGTCATGTGTaagcagtagtagtagtagtacagcTCTGCTTGGTGCTTGACATCTTTGGTTTAAAAGCGGACGCACGCACAGCTCGATCCACCCGGCGTCGTCGAGGATAACCAGGAGAGCACGTCGATGTGTGGGTCATCAAATGATTTTACAGTTCTTAAGGTATCGATAAAAAATTTACGTCTCTCGGTATCTTAGATGCTCATCTCAACTCAAAGAATCACGAAATTTCTTCGACACATAACCTCACGTGATGTGAGCGGTAAAATGCTATGCCGGTTGTACATGGAATATTATAGGGTGTCATTGTTTCGTTTTTCGAGacaccaaacgatatattcgtaaataaaagttaacgctaaaaataaactataataaaaaacttttaaatttattaaaaatttaaggttaaaagtttaaatttaacataaGGGCGTGAGGGGCGAATTACTATCTGTCTATGAACCATCTGAGTCACGCAACTCCAACGGAACTGATTCTATGGTTTGTGCATGTGAGCTTCCAACAGTTGGACGATATTGAACATAGAATATCAAAAACAGTTCACCAAAGCGTTTGTAGTCCAACGGTTAGGATAATTGCCTTCCAAGCAATAGACCCGGGTTCGACTCCCGGCAAACGCATTTTTTTGTCTTAGCTTAGCTTTAGCATAAACAGGCTTTGCTAACAATTTGTTGAGATAGGCCTTTAGTTCCACACTTCCACCTTTCATTTGGTTGGGCCGAGCCTGAGCTAGCCCGCTCTCTGCTGCAATGCGCGGCTTTGGAATGCTTTGTGATCAATTTCTTGGGCTAGGCTTTTGGTTTCACAAAGCATTTGGTTGGGCGGAGTCTGAGTCGGCTCGGCTAGAATGAGCCTAAACTATATGGCCACTTTGGTGaaggaaaaatatgtttttatttatatatcttatttcattaatatttataaatgtatattgttgttttcaaaattacaaaactatagTAGAGGGCATTTTTCTGTGACGGTGAGGGTCTAAATGCAAATTTGGTGTATAGTTTGCATAATATCTTCaaagtttgtaaatatgtcatctgAAGTCGGATAAGGTCAAACTTTATATCAAAACTATAGACCTTGACATGATCTAAAATCTTGTAGTTGATAACCTTTTCATTTAATATTCTTTAGACGTCTAAATATTGAAATGGACGAACCATCCCTCTCCTGCTAAAAAAGAAATCTTGTGAGTCGGAGTATAAGAATCTTAgaggtattattttttaagattgattttgaaaaaaaaatcatgacatAGTAAGTTGGGCTTATGATAGAGGTTGTAGAGAGGAAAAACTTTCATTTACAATGGATTGTCTGGGTTAAAACGTGAGATGAGTGATTTCTTTAGGACTTATTAGGGGGGCTTATACAACGTGGCCCTCTTTCTCCTTTGCTGTTTACTTTGGTCAGTGATGCTCTTGCTAGAATTCTTGAAAGTACCAAAGAGGCTGGCTTTTAATCTGGTGTCACTCCTAATCTCTCGCTAGCAATTTATCATTCGACATCGAGATCTTTTAGGTTAACCCAGTAGAGTTGCTGGCCCCATCCGCACGTCTCCGCGTCGCCAGGTCTGCAAGGCTGAATGAGAGATAGATCGATAGTCAGCCTCTCCACCTCGATTCCtattttatgcttatatatgtttataagttaaaattttatttaaaattaattttaggggattttattattttttatttatcaatcTCTGTTTCTAAATCGCTAAGAAAATACacccatataaattttactcataaattatttataacgTTATTAGCGGCTTCACTTATGCTGTTCAACAACCAAAAGATAGGGCTGCTTTCCTTCATCAGTTCAGCCAG
This is a stretch of genomic DNA from Oryza brachyantha chromosome 1, ObraRS2, whole genome shotgun sequence. It encodes these proteins:
- the LOC102704203 gene encoding protein VAPYRIN-like encodes the protein MATAKPSTAVPAANTAAAADKPAAEQLLEVAEDEVVIDFQPNAKCRADLRLRSLHPSLPVAFKVQTSSPLKFLVSPPRGAVQPLSSASLRVVLRPQQHAPPSFPRSRGDRFLVLSSLSAAHLDSASSATSGGGANAIRLRVFFGGAYLLRLAADAGDAAAVRLLLRRQPHLLPLLEPEAALPDGAEPWAPLHAAAARGDTAEVRRLGPDALGARDREGRTALHVAAAAGEAEAAAALVDMGADAAATDARGRTPLDVAREKSYQEVVDILERWELVMTAARRGDLQSLESLLNKRTGVHGRDQYGLTALHLAAIKGHCDVIALLAGSGCMDIECEDVEGHRPLHLAVEGGSADAVELLLDMGADVHAATRRGATPLQMAVTMGYEAIAQLLRGRGADEAAAPALCIASSSSSSISCA